The proteins below are encoded in one region of Metabacillus dongyingensis:
- a CDS encoding SDR family NAD(P)-dependent oxidoreductase — MTARLLEGKTAVITGAGSGMGKAAAKLFAAQGANVVLSDINKDAADQTAEEIDRTGHVKTVYTDVGDDESVQNLVKEAFNEFEDIDILINCAGVPQFFTPIEEMSLSEWDKIMSVNLKSIFLTTRHLVPIMKRKEKGSIINIASIAGIRARPGLNAYCASKGAAIMLTRALALELAPFKIRVNAINPGPAETPMLERFLPGDPQKVEEDKKKIFLESVPLGTLIQPEDIAQAALYLASDLARAVTGEIMNVDGGRGV, encoded by the coding sequence GTGACTGCAAGATTGTTAGAAGGAAAAACAGCCGTTATTACAGGTGCGGGCTCAGGTATGGGAAAAGCTGCAGCTAAATTGTTTGCAGCACAAGGGGCAAACGTGGTTCTATCTGACATAAATAAAGATGCAGCAGACCAGACGGCGGAAGAAATAGATCGAACAGGACACGTTAAGACGGTTTATACAGATGTAGGAGATGACGAAAGTGTCCAAAATCTTGTCAAAGAGGCATTTAATGAATTTGAAGATATAGATATTCTGATTAATTGTGCCGGCGTTCCGCAATTCTTTACCCCGATAGAAGAAATGAGCTTAAGTGAATGGGATAAAATTATGTCTGTTAATTTGAAATCGATTTTTCTAACAACCCGTCATCTTGTTCCTATTATGAAAAGAAAGGAAAAAGGATCGATTATAAATATCGCATCGATAGCAGGAATAAGGGCCAGGCCAGGATTAAATGCATATTGTGCATCTAAAGGAGCAGCGATTATGTTAACCAGGGCATTGGCGCTGGAATTGGCTCCTTTTAAAATACGGGTCAATGCCATTAATCCAGGCCCTGCTGAAACACCAATGCTTGAGAGATTTTTACCTGGCGATCCGCAAAAAGTAGAAGAGGATAAAAAGAAAATTTTTCTTGAAAGTGTTCCTTTAGGTACGTTAATTCAGCCTGAGGATATTGCCCAAGCGGCACTATATCTTGCTTCTGATCTCGCCAGGGCTGTTACTGGGGAAATCATGAATGTTGATGGAGGAAGGGGAGTGTAA